CGAGGTCGCCGAGTCCCGGCTGCGGCGCGTCGCCCTGGCTGTGCCGCAGCTGGCCGAGCAACACCCGCACGTCGGCCAGCGCCTCCCGCGCGGTGCTGGAGATCGCGGTCAAGGCGGTGTCCACGGCATCCGGATCGGTCTGGCGCACATAACGGGCACCGTCGGCCTGGGCGATCACCACGGCCAGCGAGTGGGCGACGACGTCGTGCATGTCGCGCGCGATCCGGTTGCGCTCCTGTTCGACGACGACCGTTTCCTCGGCCGCGCGGCGGGCGCGGGAGGCCTCGCGGTTGCGCAGCACCGCCATCAGCAGCAGGCCGGCCAACCACGGCAGGCCGAGCACCGCGAGCATCGCGGCGAAGGTCAGCCCGAACTGCAGCAGCAGCTCGGGCAGGCCGGTCCAGCCGAGCAGGGTCCCGGATCCACCGAGCGCCATTCCCTTCAGCACCAGGTACAGGGCGGCCGTCGCCGCGCCCACTCCCACCGAGGCCAGGCCCAGCCAGCGCACCAGGCGGGTGCCGTAGGCGGCGGTGGTGAACAGCACCAGCAGGATCGCACCGTTGTGCAGGTTGGGCAGGATGTCGCCGACCATCTGCAGGATGGCGCCGATCCAGGCGATGCCGAGCGCCAGGCCGGGGCTGACCCGGCGCAGCCCGACCGCGATCGCGTAGAGCACGATCAGCACGGGCCAGACCGGCGTGGCATCCTGCATCACCGAGGGCTGCCAGAACAGCAGGGCGAAGAGCAGCGCGAGCACGCCGTCGACGACGTACTGGTAAGGCTTGAGCGCGCGGATCATCCCTCCACGCTATTGGCTCGGCGTCGCGACATCCTCACGTTCACCGCAAAATCATCCTCGCGGTGTACGTCGAGGGTCGCGGATGGGTCAGAACCCGAGCCGGCCGAGCTGCTTCGGGTCGCGCTGCCAGTCCTTCGCCACCTTCACCCGGATCGACAGGAACACCTGCTTGCCGACGAGCGGCTCGATCTCGGCGCGGGCACGGGCGCCGACATCCTGCAGCCGGGCGCCGCCCTTGCCGATGATGA
This Salinibacterium sp. ZJ450 DNA region includes the following protein-coding sequences:
- a CDS encoding sensor histidine kinase, translating into MIRALKPYQYVVDGVLALLFALLFWQPSVMQDATPVWPVLIVLYAIAVGLRRVSPGLALGIAWIGAILQMVGDILPNLHNGAILLVLFTTAAYGTRLVRWLGLASVGVGAATAALYLVLKGMALGGSGTLLGWTGLPELLLQFGLTFAAMLAVLGLPWLAGLLLMAVLRNREASRARRAAEETVVVEQERNRIARDMHDVVAHSLAVVIAQADGARYVRQTDPDAVDTALTAISSTAREALADVRVLLGQLRHSQGDAPQPGLGDLDRLIDQLRAAGLTIDAAEHGDPGPLSTAHQLAVYRITQEALTNALRHGELAEPVRLTLTWHVDSVELEVQNACQGTQHAAETRLGHGLAGMRERATLVGGRLTAGAIDGRFRVNAEIPFTQTAQMALPTPAQPAGPTQPAVPA